In Niallia sp. FSL W8-0635, one genomic interval encodes:
- a CDS encoding SPFH domain-containing protein, whose protein sequence is MKEKNAFHFNGFIGVLLIAISLFLGVYLLVQELPGVGIPFILIAALLSSGITIIQPNQAVVVTFFGKYLGSIRSSGLFLTIPLTLRKTISLRVRNFNSKRLKVNDVDGNPIEIAAVIVFKVIDSAKAIFDVDNYEEFVEIQSETAIRHVATKYPYDTFENVELTLRGNAEEVSNELTTELQARLDLAGVEVIEARLTHLAYSTEIAQAMLQRQQASAIISARQKIVEGAVGMAQMAINQLEQDKIIELDDERKVQLVNNLLVAIVSENPTTPVINTGTLY, encoded by the coding sequence TTGAAAGAAAAAAACGCATTTCATTTTAATGGATTTATCGGTGTTCTCCTTATTGCTATTTCCCTTTTTCTTGGTGTCTATTTACTTGTACAAGAACTTCCAGGTGTAGGCATTCCGTTTATATTAATAGCTGCACTTCTTAGTAGTGGGATCACCATTATTCAACCAAATCAGGCTGTAGTTGTAACCTTTTTCGGTAAGTATTTAGGTTCGATTCGCAGTAGTGGATTATTTTTAACAATTCCACTAACTTTAAGAAAAACCATTTCCTTACGTGTACGCAATTTTAACAGTAAGCGATTAAAAGTAAATGACGTCGATGGGAATCCAATCGAGATAGCAGCCGTTATTGTATTCAAAGTAATTGATTCAGCTAAGGCGATTTTCGATGTGGACAATTATGAGGAATTTGTAGAAATCCAAAGTGAAACAGCTATCCGCCATGTTGCCACGAAATATCCATATGATACCTTTGAAAATGTGGAATTGACATTAAGAGGAAATGCAGAAGAAGTTTCCAACGAGCTTACAACAGAATTACAAGCTCGACTTGATCTTGCTGGAGTCGAGGTAATCGAAGCAAGATTAACTCATTTAGCCTATTCTACTGAAATTGCTCAAGCAATGTTGCAGCGCCAACAAGCCTCTGCTATTATTTCTGCTCGTCAAAAAATTGTGGAAGGCGCTGTGGGTATGGCGCAAATGGCCATTAACCAATTAGAACAAGATAAAATCATTGAATTAGATGATGAAAGAAAGGTACAATTAGTAAATAATTTACTAGTAGCGATTGTTTCCGAAAATCCTACAACTCCTGTAATTAATACAGGTACTTTATATTAA
- a CDS encoding DEAD/DEAH box helicase produces MNIVITRKMVMEMCGPVSLKRGEAFSKNHKVLFKEYKEDYCEAFVQASEDFAVMVALEAGEIKATCSCPKLASFQKECQHIAAVLMEIKKFQMSGKEPSLMEDTNPNVSNDFFALFNQTRSPSPKKQRHFEKREVVPVEFWVKVMQVGSEANMFGIEIHLLSNKIKDIRQFLERMKEGKAYEYAPSQKFDPMLHCVKEEREAILQELWKVVSDETIFLNHHNELSNLGGKDTLLIPPSSWITLRSHWKELFYLDEYSETRIPLQVSHEPLPLTFQLYQEETGSYQLNVHGIDSVLFLHQYYAVMIDGKVIQMESEDFNRLVEMKKMTEKVGKNDIPIANNQLDFFLEKVAPGLKKLGEVQLERELSKKIGKAPLQAELYLDRVNNRLLASLEFRYENIVINPVHERDKDIEAVLIRDWKKEEVILELMDGSSFAKTDSGYMLFNEELEFDFLYYVLPKLQKLVKVYATTAIRTRIFKEKTWPRFSVKLKKDRINWLEFKFEMEGFPEREIKGLLAALEEKRKYYRLQDGSLFALQTREMEEIQSYLHSPQIKDKDFVSGFELTLLESLSFIEEDRKIFKLDESYFELINSLLHPETLTIKVPADLEDVLKSYQKDGFKWMKTLSQFHFGGILADDMGLGKTLQSIAFIVSELPVIRREKQKVLVVCPSSLLYNWQREIMKFAPTIQYIVLDGNKKERALLQKDLENIDVLITSYPLIRQDIQWYEQQAFHTVFFDEAQYFKNPLSQTAKSVKRLKAINRFALTGTPLENSIEELWSIFHIVFPELLKGLKEYANLTNKQIAKKIRPFMLRRLKEDVLAELPEKRQWSEMVELLPEQKRLYAAYLAKLRHDALKHLNKDTLRKNKIRILAGLTRLRQICCHPALFVENYDGGSAKLAHLMELMEEAQRSNRRVLIFSQFTSMLDIIGQELAKKGLSFFYLDGNTPSDERVELCHRYNLGERDYFLISLKAGGTGLNLMTADTVILYDTWWNPAVEEQAADRAHRMGQENIVDVIKLFSKGTIEEKIYELQEKKKSLVDEIIDSDEKMISSITEEDLMELLS; encoded by the coding sequence TTGAATATCGTTATTACACGAAAAATGGTCATGGAGATGTGTGGTCCTGTATCTTTGAAAAGGGGCGAGGCATTTTCGAAGAATCATAAGGTGTTGTTTAAAGAATATAAAGAAGATTACTGTGAAGCATTCGTTCAAGCATCTGAAGATTTTGCTGTAATGGTTGCTCTAGAGGCTGGTGAAATAAAAGCGACTTGTTCTTGTCCAAAGCTTGCTTCCTTCCAAAAGGAGTGTCAGCATATTGCAGCTGTCTTGATGGAGATAAAGAAATTTCAGATGAGTGGCAAGGAGCCTTCTTTAATGGAAGATACGAATCCAAATGTATCTAATGATTTTTTTGCCTTATTTAATCAGACGCGTTCTCCTTCACCAAAGAAACAACGGCACTTTGAAAAAAGGGAAGTAGTACCGGTTGAATTCTGGGTAAAGGTTATGCAAGTTGGATCAGAAGCAAATATGTTTGGCATCGAAATTCACCTTTTATCTAATAAAATTAAAGACATTCGCCAATTTTTAGAACGAATGAAAGAAGGCAAAGCATATGAATATGCCCCATCGCAGAAATTTGACCCAATGCTTCACTGTGTAAAAGAAGAAAGGGAAGCAATCCTTCAGGAATTATGGAAAGTGGTAAGCGATGAAACGATTTTTTTGAATCATCACAACGAATTAAGCAATCTAGGCGGTAAAGATACTCTATTAATACCACCGTCCTCTTGGATTACCCTCCGTTCACACTGGAAGGAATTATTCTATTTAGATGAATATAGCGAGACGAGAATACCCTTGCAAGTTTCTCATGAACCTCTTCCACTTACCTTTCAATTATATCAGGAGGAAACAGGAAGCTATCAATTGAATGTTCATGGAATAGATTCTGTTTTATTCTTGCATCAATATTATGCAGTAATGATAGACGGAAAGGTTATCCAAATGGAATCGGAGGATTTTAACAGGCTTGTAGAAATGAAGAAAATGACGGAGAAAGTTGGCAAGAATGATATTCCTATTGCAAACAATCAATTAGACTTCTTTTTGGAAAAGGTTGCCCCAGGCTTGAAAAAGTTGGGAGAAGTTCAATTGGAGAGAGAGCTTTCAAAAAAAATTGGCAAAGCGCCTCTACAAGCAGAGCTATACTTAGATAGAGTGAATAATCGATTGTTGGCAAGCCTAGAATTCCGCTATGAAAATATCGTTATCAATCCAGTTCATGAACGAGACAAAGACATAGAAGCAGTGCTTATTAGAGATTGGAAAAAAGAAGAAGTAATTTTAGAATTAATGGATGGAAGTTCATTTGCGAAAACGGATAGTGGGTATATGCTTTTTAACGAAGAATTGGAGTTTGATTTTCTATATTATGTATTACCAAAGCTGCAAAAGCTTGTGAAAGTTTATGCAACAACCGCGATTAGAACTCGAATTTTCAAGGAGAAAACATGGCCTCGTTTTTCGGTGAAGCTAAAGAAGGACCGGATAAACTGGCTAGAGTTTAAATTTGAGATGGAAGGCTTTCCAGAACGTGAAATCAAGGGACTGTTAGCTGCTTTAGAAGAAAAGCGTAAATATTATCGATTACAGGATGGGTCCCTTTTTGCCTTACAAACGAGGGAGATGGAGGAAATTCAAAGCTATCTTCACTCCCCACAAATAAAAGATAAGGATTTTGTCAGTGGATTTGAACTCACTCTTTTAGAAAGCCTATCGTTTATAGAGGAAGACAGAAAGATATTTAAACTAGACGAATCATATTTTGAACTGATTAATTCTCTCCTACATCCAGAAACATTAACGATTAAGGTTCCCGCTGATTTAGAAGATGTGCTGAAGTCCTACCAAAAAGATGGATTTAAGTGGATGAAAACTTTATCGCAATTTCATTTTGGCGGAATTTTAGCAGACGATATGGGGTTAGGCAAAACGCTTCAAAGTATTGCCTTTATCGTATCTGAATTACCAGTGATTCGCAGAGAAAAACAAAAAGTGCTAGTCGTTTGTCCTTCTTCCCTTCTATATAACTGGCAGAGAGAAATCATGAAGTTCGCTCCAACTATTCAATATATTGTCCTCGATGGGAATAAAAAGGAGCGAGCGCTGCTACAAAAGGATTTAGAAAATATCGATGTTTTGATTACGTCCTATCCATTAATTAGACAAGATATACAATGGTATGAACAGCAAGCTTTTCACACTGTTTTCTTTGATGAAGCACAGTATTTCAAAAACCCACTTTCTCAAACAGCTAAGTCAGTGAAAAGGTTAAAAGCGATAAATCGTTTTGCTTTAACGGGTACGCCGCTTGAGAATTCCATTGAAGAGCTATGGTCTATTTTCCATATTGTTTTCCCTGAATTATTGAAGGGGTTAAAGGAATACGCAAATCTTACAAATAAGCAGATTGCGAAAAAAATAAGACCTTTTATGCTGCGCCGGTTAAAAGAGGATGTCTTAGCAGAACTACCTGAGAAAAGGCAGTGGAGCGAAATGGTGGAATTGTTACCAGAGCAAAAGAGATTATACGCAGCCTATTTGGCAAAACTAAGACATGATGCACTAAAGCACTTAAATAAAGATACATTACGAAAAAATAAGATTAGAATTCTTGCTGGGTTAACAAGACTACGTCAAATATGCTGTCATCCTGCTTTATTTGTAGAAAATTATGATGGTGGCTCTGCTAAGCTAGCGCATTTAATGGAATTAATGGAAGAAGCACAACGTTCCAATCGAAGAGTACTGATTTTCTCTCAATTTACAAGTATGTTGGACATTATAGGACAGGAATTAGCGAAAAAGGGATTATCATTTTTTTATTTGGACGGGAATACGCCTTCAGATGAAAGAGTGGAATTATGTCATCGCTATAATTTAGGAGAACGAGATTACTTTTTGATAAGCTTAAAAGCTGGGGGAACAGGACTAAATTTAATGACTGCCGATACGGTTATTCTATATGACACATGGTGGAATCCTGCTGTTGAAGAGCAGGCGGCAGATCGTGCGCACCGAATGGGGCAGGAAAATATTGTAGATGTCATCAAACTGTTCTCCAAAGGAACGATTGAAGAGAAAATATATGAACTACAGGAAAAGAAAAAGAGCTTAGTGGATGAAATTATTGATTCAGATGAAAAAATGATATCTTCCATAACAGAAGAGGATTTAATGGAATTATTAAGCTAA
- a CDS encoding GNAT family N-acetyltransferase — translation MEKVTYSNIHKEGNQIKETTNWIHIHNAEMLLQYDSNYIQFKAMPTIMEFELVEEYLKEFHQRTGQKHLKFIFPENQKFTKELLDHIVRNLHYDVGLTELYAIDPSEFPALSHIEEILIKEVTEDNFEDYLQLEYNQDLEYGIDFAKGKTEIYRKNFKNPQFLQVIAYYKGKAAGALEVIIADKTVEIDGIFVIEAYQRKGIAARMQKMVMDLFPNKTIILLADGEDTPKEMYKMQNYQKQGFQYEALKENFHA, via the coding sequence ATGGAGAAAGTGACCTATAGCAACATCCATAAGGAAGGAAATCAAATAAAGGAAACTACTAATTGGATACATATTCATAATGCAGAAATGCTCCTTCAGTATGACAGTAATTACATCCAATTTAAAGCAATGCCTACAATAATGGAATTTGAGCTGGTAGAAGAATACCTGAAAGAGTTTCATCAAAGAACTGGGCAGAAGCATCTTAAATTTATTTTTCCAGAAAATCAAAAATTTACGAAAGAGCTACTAGACCATATTGTTCGTAACCTTCACTATGATGTGGGATTGACGGAGCTTTATGCAATTGATCCCAGTGAATTTCCTGCATTGTCGCATATAGAGGAGATTCTGATTAAGGAAGTAACGGAGGATAATTTTGAGGATTATTTACAATTGGAATATAATCAGGATTTAGAATATGGAATAGATTTTGCTAAAGGCAAAACAGAAATCTATCGGAAAAATTTTAAAAATCCTCAATTTTTGCAAGTAATAGCTTATTATAAAGGAAAAGCAGCTGGTGCTTTAGAAGTAATTATAGCAGATAAAACGGTCGAAATTGACGGAATTTTTGTAATTGAAGCATATCAACGAAAAGGGATTGCCGCTCGAATGCAAAAAATGGTGATGGATTTATTTCCAAATAAGACCATCATTTTATTAGCAGATGGAGAGGATACGCCAAAAGAAATGTATAAAATGCAAAACTATCAAAAACAAGGATTTCAATATGAAGCATTGAAGGAAAATTTCCATGCTTAA
- a CDS encoding IS3 family transposase (programmed frameshift), which yields MKKKEKWTAEGKLFVVQLYESGKYSFAEVAKQMGIDRKSVSKWVKLYRTYGIEALIPRNSCAFYEPSFKLEVLKYREETGASYLTTAIRFNLSSPYTIQRWEEQYNLVGVKAFVSKKEGTSAMPKKGPVESDKMKELQAEIEQLRMENAYFKKVESLSSGQGKITKEDKVMAIYELRHKFPVIKLLMIAKLSRSTYYYLVKKKNLPDRDAKLRKEITSIFNEHYGRYGYRRVTQALHNRGLLVNHKKVQRIMKELGLKCMIRMKKYKSYKGGVGKTAPHILKRNFQATQPNKKWVTDITEFKLFGEKLYLSPILDLYNQEIITYTIGSRPTYSLVSQMIEQAFEHLPKNHEGLIMHSDQGWHYQMEPYQTALKKQNIIQSMSRKGNCYDNAVMENFFGIMKSEFFYQTEFENKKHFLEELEAYMYYYNTKRIKMKLNGLSPIDYRTQTMSA from the exons ATGAAGAAAAAGGAAAAATGGACAGCAGAAGGAAAGTTGTTTGTTGTTCAACTATATGAGAGTGGAAAATATTCTTTTGCTGAAGTAGCGAAACAGATGGGGATTGATCGAAAATCTGTTTCGAAGTGGGTAAAATTATACCGGACGTACGGAATAGAAGCTTTAATCCCTAGGAATAGTTGCGCTTTTTATGAGCCCTCGTTTAAACTAGAGGTACTAAAATATCGTGAAGAAACAGGGGCATCTTATCTTACGACAGCTATTCGCTTTAATCTTTCTTCTCCCTATACAATCCAGCGTTGGGAGGAGCAGTATAACCTGGTGGGAGTAAAAGCCTTTGTTTCCAAGAAAGAAGGAACATCTGCCATGCCAAAAAAAGGACCAGTTGAATCAGATAAAATGAAAGAACTTCAAGCAGAAATAGAACAATTACGTATGGAGAATGCCTATT TTAAAAAAGTTGAAAGCCTTAGTTCAGGACAAGGAAAAATCACCAAAGAAGATAAAGTAATGGCGATCTATGAGTTAAGGCATAAGTTTCCGGTGATTAAACTACTAATGATAGCTAAATTATCTCGTAGTACGTATTATTACTTGGTAAAGAAAAAAAATCTTCCAGACAGAGATGCCAAACTAAGAAAAGAAATTACCTCTATTTTTAATGAACATTATGGTCGTTATGGCTATCGTCGGGTAACACAGGCACTTCATAATAGAGGCCTTTTAGTCAATCACAAAAAAGTGCAGCGTATCATGAAAGAATTAGGACTAAAATGTATGATTCGCATGAAGAAATATAAGTCTTACAAAGGGGGAGTTGGAAAGACCGCGCCTCATATTCTTAAGCGTAACTTTCAGGCTACTCAACCCAATAAAAAATGGGTAACGGATATAACGGAGTTTAAATTATTTGGAGAAAAACTTTATTTATCTCCTATATTAGATCTATACAATCAAGAAATCATCACCTATACAATCGGCTCTAGACCGACCTATTCCTTAGTATCACAAATGATTGAACAGGCATTTGAACACTTGCCAAAGAATCACGAAGGGTTAATCATGCATTCGGATCAAGGGTGGCATTATCAAATGGAGCCCTATCAAACTGCCTTAAAAAAACAAAATATTATTCAGAGTATGTCTAGAAAAGGGAATTGTTATGACAACGCAGTGATGGAGAATTTTTTTGGAATCATGAAATCGGAATTCTTCTATCAAACAGAGTTTGAAAATAAAAAGCATTTCTTAGAAGAGTTAGAGGCTTACATGTATTATTACAATACGAAGCGAATTAAAATGAAATTAAATGGTCTGAGTCCAATTGACTATCGAACTCAGACCATGTCAGCCTAA
- a CDS encoding ATP-binding protein produces the protein MSEHISYQTIVIQDHTEKEWKDKLNKDLRDWLSEDFMLSVGIGEAVNNAIEHGEFPVILELQYTKHTVDMRIKDHGKGFNVAKKFHDIEKYGTEKLLSDIVLEERGRGILMMMKIFQKVHYNERGNEVFLWRERRENAEAI, from the coding sequence ATGAGTGAACATATTAGCTATCAAACGATAGTAATACAGGATCATACAGAGAAAGAATGGAAAGATAAATTAAATAAGGATTTAAGAGATTGGTTGTCTGAGGATTTTATGCTTAGTGTGGGAATCGGTGAAGCTGTAAATAATGCTATTGAACATGGGGAGTTTCCTGTTATTTTAGAACTACAATATACAAAGCATACTGTCGATATGCGGATTAAAGATCATGGAAAAGGATTTAATGTGGCAAAGAAATTTCATGATATCGAAAAATATGGTACAGAAAAGCTTTTGAGTGATATTGTGCTTGAGGAACGAGGAAGAGGTATTTTAATGATGATGAAAATCTTTCAAAAAGTGCACTATAATGAAAGAGGCAACGAAGTATTTTTATGGAGAGAAAGGAGGGAAAATGCAGAAGCCATATAA
- a CDS encoding CPBP family intramembrane glutamic endopeptidase, with protein sequence MKHYLNVTEGKNKWPRYLFSILLAVGFMIAGSIIYFIIELLRVELDGNDATYLDLDTGMVVGGNGTISLLLTHIIYIISLVGLWIGVRFIHKRKFRTLITGEKRVNWKKIGWGFAVFTGLFLVTSGLDFLINAADYTWNNVSFSEYVYLFLVVILFVPIQTTVEELLFRGLLLQWVGKKLKNPVLLALIVGLIFGSLHFANPEMNHSALLVGLDYLFVGFALTFIAVKTGSLELSIGAHAANNMMIFLLFTYDDSVAGDIPSLFRIIDTSPLYSLIWSIVIFVSFYLLIRKKYGVK encoded by the coding sequence TTGAAACATTATTTGAACGTAACAGAAGGAAAAAATAAATGGCCGCGCTATTTATTTTCCATTTTATTGGCTGTTGGCTTTATGATAGCAGGTTCCATTATTTATTTTATTATTGAGTTACTGCGCGTGGAGTTAGATGGGAACGATGCTACATATTTGGATCTAGATACAGGAATGGTAGTTGGCGGAAATGGCACTATCAGCTTATTATTGACACATATTATTTATATCATTTCTTTAGTTGGTCTATGGATTGGAGTACGTTTTATTCACAAAAGAAAATTCCGGACATTGATTACTGGCGAAAAAAGAGTGAATTGGAAAAAGATAGGCTGGGGATTTGCCGTATTTACTGGACTATTCCTAGTTACATCAGGTTTGGATTTCTTAATAAATGCAGCTGATTATACATGGAATAATGTTTCATTTTCTGAGTATGTCTATTTATTCCTTGTCGTAATTCTGTTTGTTCCGATTCAAACGACGGTAGAAGAGCTTTTATTTAGGGGATTATTGCTACAATGGGTTGGAAAAAAATTGAAGAATCCCGTTCTATTAGCACTTATTGTGGGACTGATTTTTGGATCCTTGCATTTTGCAAATCCTGAAATGAATCATTCTGCACTATTAGTGGGATTAGATTATTTGTTTGTAGGATTTGCTCTAACCTTTATAGCTGTAAAAACAGGCAGTTTAGAGTTATCTATTGGTGCACATGCGGCGAATAATATGATGATCTTCTTATTATTTACATACGATGATTCTGTTGCAGGAGATATCCCAAGTCTTTTTAGAATTATCGATACAAGTCCATTGTATTCCTTAATCTGGTCGATTGTCATTTTTGTTTCTTTTTATTTGTTGATTAGGAAAAAATATGGAGTAAAATAA
- a CDS encoding glycoside hydrolase family 88 protein: protein MSDNEKWLEEAWEFVIEKTTRNNETIGANFPHASVDKKYVLEDPEWWTAGFWPGLLWQVYQENKDDALRKTAEQCEANLDYLLSDSEKLDHDMGFMWTLTSLANYKLTGNKESRRRGLLAANFLLGRFNAQGNYIRAWNAWSKKEDNRGVAIIDCMMNLPLLYWASEETGDPRFKIAAEKHAETVKKHFIQPDGSVHHIVVFDPETGEVVDKLGGQGYAPDSAWSRGTAWALYGLTLSYLHTNNIEFLYAAKSVSHFFLSNLRPNECPAWDFRIPEDGEKRYSYPDSSAGSIAACGLLMLGKLVTDFEKPIYQEAGANLLKTLYTTCATKEDKEEEGLLNNGTSHFPEQKNVDVPLIYGDYFFVEALNVLRQKDVLFW from the coding sequence GAAACGATTGGTGCGAATTTTCCACATGCAAGTGTAGACAAGAAATATGTATTGGAAGATCCTGAATGGTGGACTGCTGGTTTCTGGCCAGGACTTTTATGGCAGGTATATCAAGAAAATAAGGATGACGCACTTAGAAAAACGGCAGAACAGTGTGAAGCGAACTTGGATTATTTATTGTCTGATTCAGAAAAATTAGATCATGATATGGGGTTTATGTGGACGCTGACGAGTCTAGCAAATTATAAACTTACTGGTAATAAGGAATCAAGAAGAAGAGGTTTATTAGCAGCCAATTTTTTATTAGGTAGATTTAATGCACAGGGCAATTATATTCGTGCATGGAATGCTTGGTCAAAGAAGGAGGATAACCGAGGCGTTGCAATAATTGATTGCATGATGAATCTTCCATTGTTATATTGGGCTTCAGAAGAAACTGGGGACCCGCGTTTCAAAATAGCTGCCGAAAAGCATGCAGAAACTGTTAAAAAGCATTTTATTCAGCCAGATGGTTCTGTGCATCATATTGTTGTCTTTGATCCAGAAACAGGCGAAGTAGTAGATAAGCTTGGTGGTCAAGGCTATGCACCAGATAGTGCTTGGTCAAGAGGAACTGCTTGGGCATTATATGGTTTGACTCTTTCCTATTTGCATACTAATAATATAGAATTTTTATATGCGGCAAAATCAGTTTCCCATTTCTTTCTTTCTAATCTTCGTCCAAATGAATGTCCAGCTTGGGATTTTCGTATTCCTGAAGACGGAGAAAAACGATATTCCTACCCTGATTCATCGGCAGGTTCGATTGCAGCTTGTGGGTTACTCATGCTTGGGAAACTTGTAACTGATTTTGAAAAGCCAATATATCAGGAGGCAGGAGCAAATTTATTAAAAACTCTCTACACTACTTGTGCTACAAAAGAAGACAAAGAAGAGGAAGGTTTACTAAATAACGGAACAAGTCATTTTCCAGAGCAAAAGAATGTGGATGTTCCTTTAATTTATGGAGACTATTTTTTTGTTGAGGCTCTTAACGTATTGCGGCAAAAGGATGTTTTATTTTGGTGA
- a CDS encoding S8 family peptidase gives MKKECRVIPYQVKEVVDLSTEIPKGIELIQAPDLWNKTKGKGITIAILDTGCDINHPDLQERIIGGKNFTDDDNGNSEIYMDYNGHGTHVAGTIGASGSDSGLTGVAPEVSLLIVKVLNGQGSGQYDWIINGIYYAIEQGADIISMSLGGPEDVEELHAAVKKAVEAQILVVCAAGNEGDGLASTEELGYPAAYNEVISVGAVDLERNSSRFSNSNREVDLVAPGEEILSTFLDGKYASLTGTSMAAPHVSGALALIKIISNEAFERNLTEPEIYAQLIKRTIPLGNKPSLEGNGILYLTAPDELTEKLQSAVQLLVANSI, from the coding sequence ATGAAAAAAGAATGTAGAGTAATTCCTTATCAAGTGAAAGAGGTAGTTGACCTATCAACAGAAATACCAAAAGGAATTGAACTAATTCAGGCACCTGATTTATGGAATAAAACAAAAGGAAAAGGGATTACCATTGCTATCTTGGATACTGGGTGTGATATTAATCATCCAGATTTACAAGAACGTATTATAGGTGGTAAAAACTTTACGGATGATGACAATGGAAATTCAGAAATTTATATGGATTATAATGGGCATGGGACACATGTTGCTGGAACAATTGGAGCGTCTGGAAGTGACAGTGGATTAACAGGAGTAGCGCCAGAAGTTTCTCTTTTAATTGTAAAAGTTTTAAATGGACAAGGTTCCGGGCAATATGATTGGATTATAAATGGAATCTATTATGCCATTGAGCAGGGGGCCGACATAATTTCCATGAGCCTTGGAGGACCGGAAGATGTAGAGGAATTACACGCGGCAGTGAAAAAAGCAGTCGAAGCGCAAATTCTCGTCGTATGTGCAGCAGGTAATGAAGGGGATGGTCTCGCTTCAACCGAAGAATTGGGGTATCCCGCTGCCTATAATGAAGTAATAAGTGTTGGTGCTGTCGATTTAGAGAGAAATTCTTCTCGTTTTTCCAATTCAAATAGAGAAGTCGATTTAGTAGCCCCTGGGGAAGAGATTCTTTCTACCTTTTTAGATGGGAAATATGCAAGCCTAACAGGAACATCGATGGCTGCACCACATGTAAGCGGTGCGTTAGCATTAATTAAAATAATCAGCAATGAAGCTTTTGAAAGAAATTTAACAGAACCAGAAATTTATGCACAATTGATTAAAAGAACCATCCCATTAGGAAATAAACCAAGCCTAGAAGGGAATGGGATTCTCTATTTAACGGCTCCAGATGAATTGACGGAAAAACTCCAATCTGCTGTGCAATTACTTGTTGCCAATAGTATTTAA
- a CDS encoding asparaginase, giving the protein MNEPMLVYRGQYVESTHTIHVAVVNKEGRLLYSYGNPNRMTFPRSSMKPFQAIPLLETGAADTYSYNNAEIAIACASHAGESFHRETILQLLERLGIKEDHLQCGTHTPWNLTSYKELLRNGGDVTPVFSNCSGKHTGMLATAIHMKEDISTYREIEHPHQQRILEAIEDICDFPKENIKLSVDGCGVPVHQLPLYHTALGYARLASPDAIKSEERRNIVKRIRDSMMEFPEMVGGTRRFDTDLMTAYQGQIVSKAGAEAVQCMGLVEEGIGIAIKVEDGGARAVNVAAMAVLSQLGYKEEKIFADLERYVHAPVLNARKEKIGEIRANFALEKRI; this is encoded by the coding sequence TTGAATGAGCCGATGCTTGTCTATCGTGGACAATATGTGGAAAGTACACATACTATTCATGTTGCTGTAGTAAATAAAGAAGGTAGATTACTATATTCCTATGGAAATCCAAATAGGATGACATTTCCTAGGTCGTCGATGAAGCCATTTCAAGCGATTCCGCTTTTAGAAACAGGAGCTGCAGATACCTATTCTTATAATAATGCTGAAATAGCAATTGCTTGCGCTTCTCACGCAGGAGAATCCTTCCATAGAGAAACCATTCTTCAGCTGTTAGAAAGACTAGGCATTAAGGAAGATCATCTGCAATGTGGAACCCATACACCATGGAACTTAACAAGCTATAAAGAGTTGTTGCGAAATGGGGGAGATGTGACACCTGTTTTCAGTAATTGTTCTGGTAAGCATACTGGTATGCTGGCAACTGCTATTCACATGAAAGAAGATATCTCCACTTATCGGGAAATAGAGCATCCACATCAACAACGAATTTTAGAGGCGATTGAAGACATATGTGATTTTCCGAAAGAAAATATAAAGCTTAGTGTAGATGGTTGTGGCGTACCAGTCCATCAATTACCTCTATATCATACAGCACTTGGTTATGCAAGACTAGCAAGCCCAGATGCTATTAAATCCGAAGAGCGCAGAAATATAGTGAAACGGATAAGAGATAGCATGATGGAATTTCCTGAAATGGTTGGTGGTACAAGGAGATTTGATACGGACTTAATGACTGCATATCAAGGACAGATTGTTTCAAAAGCAGGTGCTGAGGCCGTTCAGTGTATGGGGCTTGTCGAAGAAGGAATCGGAATTGCGATTAAGGTGGAAGATGGGGGAGCACGAGCAGTAAATGTTGCAGCAATGGCGGTACTAAGTCAGCTAGGCTATAAAGAGGAGAAAATTTTTGCTGATTTAGAAAGATATGTGCATGCTCCAGTGCTCAATGCAAGAAAAGAAAAAATTGGCGAAATACGTGCAAATTTCGCTTTGGAAAAGAGAATCTGA